The stretch of DNA TGTTGACGATCACAAAATCGGCCCCGTCCGGTTCCGACACAAGGGAATAACCATCCAATGACAGCGCACCGAGCATGCGTTCGCTGTCAATTAGGTTTTTGGGACATCCTAAACTGACAAATGCGTACGTCCCCTTGGAATAGCGCGTTTCCCCTTCGGGGTCGGCGACCTGGGGCAGGGGAGGGGCTGGCTGGTCAACAATCGGCAAAGATTTCATGGACAAACTCGGCATTCGCTGTTGGCGACTCCCACCAATTGCAATGCCGGTTCATACGCGTTTTGGGCGCGTGGCGACCCCAAAAGTCGAAGTGACTTGCAACGGGCGGGTAATCAGATGATTCGCCAAGAGTTTAGCGGTCCTGGAGCGAACTTGATAGGGAACGCCGCTGCTCTCGCGATTTGGGCAAGCTCAGTCATTGGCCGGGTCGAGACCATGCTTGGCATAGATTTCGGCCTTCAATTTGAGATCCTGTAGGACCGCAAGTTCGCCCGTTGTCTCGTCATAGCCATACATTTCGTACGGCCGTAATTTGGCGAATTCGACGTTATTCTCCTTCATGATTTTCTTGAATTCCTCCAGGCTGGGGAATTTTTCATGCTGGGCTTGATAAAGTTTGACCGCATTTTGCATCCCGAACATGCTCACCCGGCCCGCCATACGAAAATACAACGTTCCAGCACCGGAGATCGGATCGGTGATGTTTAGCTTTTGATCAGCCACCGATTGAATGTTCGGATCATCCCGAATGGCAGCCATGTCGACGACCTCAGCAGTCGTTTTGCCGATGATGCTTTTGGACTTACGCTCGGGGGCTTTGTTTTGATTGGGCTGCTGTTGTGCGTTGGCATCCTTTTTAGGGGCCTCCATTCCCACCATGCCGCCGCCGGCACCAGGAACGGCAATACCGGGTGGGGCGGCCGGTTGGCGTTTTTCTTCGCCCACGTCATTCATTTCATCACAGCCTACGCAGACGGTTAATATCGCCGCTATCATTGCATAGCGCATGTTTGGCCCTTTGTTGTCGAGTTGTGTTTGAATTGTCTTCATCCGTTTAATCCCTTGCCCATTCCCCATCTTCGTTGATGCCCGCTTTTTTATAGCGTTCTGCTTTGTCCTTTTTGTCTTCCAGAACCATCACGCGGCCCGATTCTGCATCGTAGCCGTATTTTTGGTAAGGGGGGAGCATGACGAATTTCATGCCTTCCCCTTTGACGAGCTTCATGAATTCTTCGTAGGTCGGATAGCGATTGTTCTCGACCTCGTACATCGCCACCCGTTGTTGCGCCTGCATGGTGCTGAATTGGCTGGTTATGGCGGTATAGGCTGTCATCGACTGCGAGATGGGGTCGTTGCCCCGCAGCTTATTTTCCACTTCCACAATGTTTTTATTCTGCAGTTCGACCTGGGCGTCAAAAACTTCCTGCGTCATTTTTTTAAAATTGCTCTCACGCTTTGGCTTCTTGGAGTTTTCGCACCCCAGACAAACCAGTAACGATAAACAGGCGAGCAGAAAACGCATGGCAAACTAGTCCTTAGGAATCGATTGTCGCGTTGCACGAATCGGATGGGCGGAGGTGAATTGCTGCGTCCCACGAACGTTTCTTATCTCCGCCCTAGGCCCAAGATTCAAGCCCAATCGACTGATCGACCGCATCGGACTCTGAAATCGGGAGCACAGCCCGTCGCCAACATTCAACAATCAACGGGGCGGCAGCTGCCATTCGATGTCGCTGATGCGCTGCATTTCGTCGGTGCAGGTGAGATTGAAATTCAATGGTGTGATCGTCACGAAGCCTTCGGTCAGGGCGGCGACGTCGGAGTTCAGTTCCGTGGGCGGGGTTTGTTCGGGATGCAAACCGCTCCAATAGTAGGTCCGTCCACGGGGATCGGTCCGTTTTTCGAGCATCTCGCGATAGCGTTCCAACCCCATGGGGACGACTTTCACACCTAACGGCCAGTCTGCTTGGCATTTGGGAAAGTTGATATTCCATAGCGAACCGGGGGAGGGGTTGCCGGCGAGTAATTGTCCGATGAGATCGGTCGCCATCGCAGCGGTCGCTTCGTAGTCGGGGCGGGAATGAGTCGACAGTGAAACCGCGATCGATGTGACGCCGAAAAAGGCTCCTTCAATTGCAGCCGCGACCGTGCCGGAATACAGCACATTGATTCCCGCATTCGATCCGGAATTGATTCCGCTGACCACCAAATCGGGCTTCGGATCGCACAATTCCAACATCGCCGCTTTCACGCAATCCGCCGGACTCCCACCAACGGCGCGGCCGAAAAGTTCCTTCTCGCGATAGACATCATCGATGATCAACGGTTCCAAATAGGTGATCGAGTGGCTGACACCGCTCTGTTCACTCGCCGGCGCCACCACCTGTACGTTTCCGAGTTGATCCAGCGACTGGCGCAGCGCCGCCAATCCCGGAGCAAAAATCCCATCGTCGTTGGTGAGCAAGATATTTCGACTGTTTCCCAATGCATCCCTCCCTGCGGTGTTTTTCCTAACGGCGTAGCCGACCGTCAACGACTACCCCGCATCATTGAATGTAGTGCAGGACAGCTTCGAGCCACGTGTTCAAAGATCTATCCTCAACGCATCTATGTACTTCATCGTAAGGGACAAAAACGCTGGGTGCCACTGAACACCGGCAGTGGCAAAAGGAGTCAGTTTGTTAGTTTTGCGTGGACACTGGCTGAATCTTCGAAGGTTTCTTCCATACGAAATACCTCCGAATTGTCTTTGGGAGGAATAAACGAACGACACCAAACAACATTGCGACAGATGCGGTGACGGTAATTGGGGTACCAATCAAGAATAGCCACGGTGGATTGTCTTCGTGCAATGCGTGGAGTATTGGCAGCCTCGGCGGTAATTGGTTAGCGTAACGTCCGGCTTCGATAGCCGGAAGAACGATTGCGAACAAAGTCGAAAGGATTGCAACCACAGAGAGCCACTCCAAAATTGACACCGTGAAACGTGGCGATTCGAGGGAATCCTTTTGCATGGATTTACCGTATTAATGGTATTTTGCTAGGACAGTCAGGTTTGCACTCAGTATGCGAGGAAATATTCAACGTATCCACTTGGTTTCGCGTAACAAAC from Symmachiella dynata encodes:
- the surE gene encoding 5'/3'-nucleotidase SurE, which gives rise to MGNSRNILLTNDDGIFAPGLAALRQSLDQLGNVQVVAPASEQSGVSHSITYLEPLIIDDVYREKELFGRAVGGSPADCVKAAMLELCDPKPDLVVSGINSGSNAGINVLYSGTVAAAIEGAFFGVTSIAVSLSTHSRPDYEATAAMATDLIGQLLAGNPSPGSLWNINFPKCQADWPLGVKVVPMGLERYREMLEKRTDPRGRTYYWSGLHPEQTPPTELNSDVAALTEGFVTITPLNFNLTCTDEMQRISDIEWQLPPR